Genomic DNA from Prunus persica cultivar Lovell chromosome G1, Prunus_persica_NCBIv2, whole genome shotgun sequence:
GGCGGTGGTTGTCACCAACCAAGTGGTGGATTTTATTAGGCCACATGATGGAGTGAATGAGGTGAGGTTGGGAAACTTGGAGTCTCTGGACACATCAGGCAGACGGGTGAGTCCAGCTTTGGGACTGGCTTGGGCACATTGCATAAATTCAAGAGTGTTCTTGGCAAGACATGAGCAATCTATTGAGGTTGACATTCGTAATGCTCCTTCAACAAGTATATGTAGTCAAACACACAAGACATTTCACCTTGTATTTGCCCCACATCTGGCCTATGCATCGGGCCGAATTTGTAATCAGAAAAGAAGGTATAGTCGGAGTATCACAGTAACTGTGTAATAAAGGAATTCTAAGAACTTTAATGTTTTGGATCCATTTGGAATTACATTCCAGTCCCTTTAATTTCGCACTCAAATTATAATAGCAATCTGGAAGCAATACCAGTGCAATAAACGTACAATATAATAGTAATCTGTCAGCAATACAACATGCTGTAGCAATGCAACCgaaattatgcaaatttaaaagaattcccATTCAACATAACACGAAACCCACCACGAATAAAAGTAGAGTTTACATGACCTACCAAAGCAACACAAATCATATTGTCTAAGATACATTGCGCAATGGAATATTGTTTTTACAGGTGCTTTTATTGTGGCCTGCGGAACCGCACCTTGAGCACTTTCTTCTAATGGTGCCCTCTCCTTGCGAGGGAATTCTTATCTTCTTTCGTCTGCCTGGCATGACCCTTGCCATGGGAGGCAGCACAACTCGACTTCGAACATCTTCAGGAATATCCCACATTTCGTGAGGTTGTACCAAGTAGATGCTATCCGAATAAGCATCCATCCAGGTTTTCCGAGTGTAATACCGAGAAGCCTTTGAGTATACATTTACTTTCAAGAAGCGACAAACTGCAACTACATGCTTGCAAGGTAGCTGCTCAAGCTGAAACTTTCTACAACTACAACTGTTGTTCGTCAAATCTACGAGGCCGTCCTTATCACCGTCCAAAACATTAAACTGtgcattatttaatttaaccaCATTCATCCTTGCAGCATCCTCCAACCTGTTCCTCAACTTTTTTTCTCCGAAATTGGGGCACAATGTTGTTGTGCAATTCAAAGCCAACTCACGACGTTCGGTGAACCATTTCACAAGGAGATTAACAATTTCCCCTATCAAATGAACCACTGGCAGCATCCTTGCAAACCTAAGGACTGAGTTGATTGACTccgcaatatttgttgtcaTTACATTGTAGCGGCGTCCATCCATGTGAGCTCTAGACCACTTATATAACCCTGCCTCTTCAAGATATTGAGCAACATGTTCCTTTCGCTTGATGTTGCGAAAATGACAATCAAATTCAGCAATGGAATAAGATTTCGCAGCCTGCTCAAAGTGCATAGTATGTGATCACGCTTTTTCAACTTGCAAGTGCGTTTCATGTTCCCCTTCATATGATAAAAGCATATGCCATGTTGTGCAGTTGGAAAAATTTTGTTCCACACATTCTCTATGCTAACATTGCGATCAGAAATAATAACAAGATTGGGACACTCACCAATGGCTTCATGAAGTTTAGTGAAAAACCAATGCCATGATGCATCCGTCTccaaatccccgatcccaAAAGCAAGAGGATATATATTTCGATTACCATCGAATGCATTTGCTACAAACATAACACCCTTGTACTTGGATTTTAAATGAGTGGCATCCAGGGCTATCACTGGGCGCATGGAAGAACGGAACCCTCTAATACATGCGCCAACcgccataaataaatacacaaagtGATTTTTCTCATCAGTTTGGATGTGTGTTTTTGTGCCGGGATTCATACGCTCCAATTCATAGCAATAAGttggaaggatataatatgCCTCCTCCGCTGATAATGGACAATAGAGCTAACTCCCTTGCTTTCCAAGCTTTCGAATAATGGATGGTGCAACCAAAGCTGTGTTTCACATCTCTCATAATGTCATTTGGTGTGTATATTGTCCGAGAATCCTTCAACTTCCTTTTAAGTGAAGTGGCTACAAGTGCTACGGTTGCTTGACGATGCTTGTCACTTACGAACCTCAAATCACATTCATGAACAGTTGTACACCTCACAATCATGAAGCTGTATTCACCAATTCTCGATGCTCGGACCCGCCATGGGCATGGACGTTGACAACAAACCATAAGCAACCTCTTAGTGCAAGAGAATTGCACCTTAAATTCAAAGTGGCCTCTTAATGCCGTGAACCGTAACTCCGTCAACAATGCTTTCTTACTAGAGAAAATTTGCCCAACTGTAATTTTCAGATTCCAATCACTTCGTGGAAACCCGCTGTCCAAATatgcttcttcatcatttacaCCGGCTTCATTGTACCGGTTTTGTTCACCCATTTGACTCCAATAATGTTGACGAGTGGGTTCAGATTCTCCTCCTAAACGCATTATTGACAACTGGGTAGCTGTGTTCAAGCAGCCCAAATTAGGAGGGGCAGAGTACACTgacacttcatttctttcagtactattatcaccaccatgcatctcctccacctcgctaaaatcaatcatatTCATAAAATCTGTCCCTACTTCACCTCCCACGTCAGTGACATTTTTATTATTCCAAGTTACTTCATTGCTTTCAATAATGGCAACTGAAGAATGACCCATCCGACTACTATCTGTCGTGATATGCGTACTATGAACTACATCATTTGTCAGTCCTTTATCTTCTATACTCACGAGTAAGGGAGCTAGTTTTGAAGGTGTTACCTCGGAATTGTACTTcgtaaaaaaattgacatcatcatcgtcctcaatctttatgtgcttccgctcattcgaggccaccaaaactgagaattttaagcaaaccttGTCTTCCCTGCTGTTTGTATTACCAATCTGATGCATACGGTCCAACAGTTCAGCAAATTTGATAGTCCGTGGAACTATTAAGCCTTTTGAGTCACCCCCTTCGTATTTGCACATCTTCTTCGAGGTgacccattttccattgtagcatacgagaataacaattgtctccatttctgacCATGACAAAACAATATTTCATTAAcccaatataaccacaataaccatacaatacaatagcaatataaccacaatataacagcaatatatAACAATATAATGtcaatataacagcaatacgaCAGTAAAATAAGAGGAACACAACAGCACTACACCAGTAACACATCAGAATCACACTATACAGATCTACTACATCAAATGGAAAATCTcaagtttcaagattcacatatccagaccaatctaaatgcaattggtacaaacccagatgaatgagcatgaatattcaacaaaacctaacccaaagaaattaaagccaaaacgaatttaacacaaacccaaacaatcaaactataacccatttcacataatcccactgatattaacaaaataaccaTCAACACTACCTTTTCGAGGTCGGCAATCCACTAGAGCTTCAAGGTTGCAAGCAGCTATTCAGAAGACATAGCTAAAGGGAGGGGTTCGCGATTCCAAACAGAGAGCAAGAGATCGAATAGGGGAGAAACAGACATAacgaagctagagagagaaagagctgcgctatgagaaagagagcaaagagagagacagagagttgtgctagagagagagagagccaagagatagagagccaagagagacgCAGAGAGCTGTGATAGACAGataccaaagagaaagagagctgtgccagagagagagagagctgtgtgagctaagagagaacaaaatttctgGACTTGTGAAAAAACTGCAATAAGTGGACaatcattttatatttatagatgatagttgtacaaaaattgggaaggagtggtatttttaattacaattataaaaatggtggtATTTAGGGCTATTTCCCTTTAGAGCAGGTCCATCGCTGAGGGTTGGCCCAGGCAAAAGGCAGGAACCAGCCCGAGTCCAGCTCCAGCGCAGAGAAAGAAGCCCAGGCAAGCTGCGGGTCCCACGAgcccgggcaggcccaagggcgAAATTCGACTGGGCTCGAGCCCGAGTttagctgacgtcagcgctgacgtcgTCGTGACGTCAGCGcagtaaattcaaattttttttaccgttggcgcgtgtcGGCACCGGGTGGCTccgattggatttttttcagaaatcctacggttctcatttttttggccaaaaaaatttaaaaaaaatccgaaaaaattcgaaaaaattctgaaattttttttaaaaaaataccaaaaatgtatgtattttttccctataaatacctaaccattttatctactttcaacactaaatcttcatacaatttcttctccatacaatattttctactctccactcacataattcattttccacaccaaatctccatacaaactcatctccttccaatattttttactctctactcatattttccactttccacaccaattccatacaaactcttctccttccaatattttttactatccactcacatttttgtactacttttcatttgtagaaaataaacaaatggcatcttctgttgaaatcggaggctcgtggtcaacccaggaagatattgcgttgtgcgagtcttgggtgaacattagtcatgaccctatcacgggcgatgagatgaagttccatcatatgtggagcaaaattcatggagaattttgtcaaagatcgggttccattcggaccgaaatggctttgtctagtagatggaaaattctaaacaaagagttagggaaatggagaaatgccttggcAAAAGCAAAGGAGAACATTCGGAGCGGTGCGAATCTTtccgatgaggtaaaatatttttaattgtcattttaatcaatttaatgtaacttttttttattgcatattctatttctttttgttgcacaatgtttattttatttttgcatttcctaattggctttatttatttacataatcaattttattcttgcatttcaaatatgtttataatttcatgcataatctttattttttatttttgcattttcaatttgtctatatttatttacataatcaattttattcttgcatttcaaaatagtttataatttcttgcattgtatatttttttaatgcacttccaattatttattttgaataaatcatacaagcacaaatgtggttcggtgccatgggacaagggaaaaaaagttttgtgcatttccaatgttgggaaattgtcaaggattgttccagattcaaaattattcttaCCGCACCCCCGGTTGTGTTGCATGAGACGCCGCTCCACGAATCGCCATTAACCGATTCACCATTGGACTCCCCAATGGAAACGGAGTCACCACTCCCACGTCTGCcgagacctattgggagaaaggcggcaaaggccaagagagggggcacttcgaacattgattgtgttcaaatattcgagcaaatagctaagaacaaCTCTCTAAGATTGGAGAGAGACTCGAGGAGAGATGAAGCAGACAAGGCACGATTGGAAGCCTTTGCAATTGAAAAGcaacatgcaaaagaaaaaaacgaggatgaaaaagagatgaaaatcatggccatggatacgagccatatgtctcctgaaacaaaggcctattggaagcataaacgaagggatgtgatgagaagaaaacttttccatgacgacggacctagcaatacggattggctaaatgatgaaaaccattagattgtattgttgtatttttttataattgttgtattttttttaaattgttgtattatcctttaatttgttgtattgtttcttttttattcaatcaaaaaagCATTCTATAATTGGACTacttattaaaaacatttgagcattcctcacaaagattaattaaaaacaaaccttcatttattgcaaacaacacacaaaacaaaccatacataaaagcataataataaaaaagacctcgcaataattccacaaaacacaacacacaaaaacaaagcataattaaaaaaaaagcataaatccaaacaaagcacaaatctagccttcatccattgtgattgcctttcatctgccacaagtgctcgatcaagtcaacttgacgtctttcgtgaacatatgaagattgcatttcttgataacgatcaatcatggggttgttgaatcGACCATCCTGAAGTAACGGTTCGGGCTCCAATGGTAGTCCATTTGGTCCTATcggcctttcatatattcttgtcaacgcCGTGTTCATAGGATCgggttcaaacacctctggagcatcgtagtcatactcatcctccacaatcatgttgtggaggatgatgcaagtcatcataatactcctcagcacctcctcgtctagcatccgagcagcacccctgataattgcccaacgagcttgcaagataccgaaacacctttccacgtctttcctgtaaccttcttgaaaggaagcaaagcttctttccttctcggattggggattcagaattgttttcacgaatgtcgtccacctaggataaattccgTCGGCAAGGTAGTAGGCCCCCGagtatacggtattgttgatttggtatgtGACCTGAGGGGAATGACCTCGCAATACCTCAtcgaacaccggggattgaccaaggacattgaggtcattctgagatccggcaaccccaaaaaaggcatgccaaacccaagtgtcgaatgaagctacggcctccaaaatgatacttttttggcccttccgATTCCCATACTCTCCTTGCCACGCAGTAGGACAATTCTTCAACTGCCAATGCATGCAATCAATGCTTCCGATCATTcctgggaaacctcgagcctcgcctttttgtagaagcctttgcaggtccctcggagtgggtttgcgaaggtactccctcatgtacaaattttccactgcatcacagagtctcaccaagcactctaggatagtagattttcccatccttgcaatttcatccacctgctctgcagatgccccataagcaagcatccgcaaagcagctgtaagtttttgctccgggataagacccaaaactccaacagcatcatgcttttgaatgaagtatgtgtcgtaattacaaatatcatgcatgattttttggaacaaatgtggctgcattctatatctctctcgaaacttatgagcaggatataacgaatttgggataaagtaatcctccaagagattcttaccccgagactctCTGCATCTGTCCACATTCGGGGCACGACGACGATGGTGTTGGCTTGATTGATTCATCATACACACCGCCGCTACTTCaagcatttcttcctcttcttcatcggcgtcccgatcttcttcctcacgtctacgccggatttcttcccattctttctgttgcctctccaacaccctcctgaagtttgacattgagagtataatgggaaattgtaaaatctgagaaatgaaggaatatatCAGAGATTGTGTGAGAGGAGTGGTGTTGATGGTGTAGTTAtatagagggattcagaagatagagatgacacgtggtacaattttagagggtgaaaatcttatctgaaatctgagatcactatttgaaaaaaatatctgaaaatcttatcagacatgggacacgtggcacaattttagagggtgaaaatcttatctaaaATATgacattataattttttaaaattatctgaaaatcttatctgacatgggacacgcggcacaattttagagggtgaaaattttatcggaaatctgagattataatttttattaatgaatatccgaaaattttatctggaataagacacgtggcaaccgagattcacatccgaaaatcttatccgaaaatttaattacaaaagattatcaaaattaatgatttaaagtattaaaaaaatagaaaataaagtacaatgaatagtaattgccctagacttgccctagactttgcccttgtgggtggaaccacaaatggcaaggctgacactattcacgtgaatagtgtcagcccttgcttgcccttgccttagactttgccctaaggggtggagttgctcttaatCTTTAGCACATCAAGCTTCTAATTCAGCCAATTGTATATTTCACGTGTTTAAGGGTGGTGGCTGTGGTGCGAACAAGTATATGCCACGTGTAGAAGTTTGAGTGGAtgatgaattttctctctccaagTGTATTGGTTAACCAACTTCATGAGTTTCGTAAAGGTAGTGTATATGTCCTCATGTACTAAGTCTGATCCGTCTTCAGTTCGTCTTCAATCGGTCTCCCCATGCATCAGAGTGGATCAGCTGTAAGGGCTAATTTAGTTATTTCACATAGTTGTGCATAGGCCTTCATGCCTCCAGCTTCTTTGTAATGTCAAACACATTTCTTAGTGCTTACCTTGCAACTCAGCATGGTCCTAATATATGGCAAAAAGAAAGAGTCTACCTTGTTAAAGTAAAGTAAATTACCATTCATGAATTTCAAACCttgattataaataaaacaaatgcatATCTTGAAGAAACTACTTAGTCAATCCTGTaggaattaattaaaaaagaagaagaacgaCTACACGTAACACTGACCAGTATCAGAGGCTTTCTTCTGTATGCTAGTAAATCATCAGATAGAAACTTCATACCAAACCAGAAGTGATTGCTAGCTGACCGAGTCTTTTTTGTAACTGCTCTTGAGTCTATCAACACAGAAGGTATCtaactaaataaaaattactatCAGTGAGATCACACAAACATTCAAAGAGCTATCAGTGACTCGTAATTGAAAGTTTCATCTTTGCCAAGTCTTCTGCTTAGCACTCTGGTTTTTGTGGTTTTGTGGTTGAGGTTCACAAGAGCAAGGCTATATAGGGCAGACCAACTACAACTGGATGCCGGTAGGAGCCTTCATatgcattttttcttcttctttctttttagcCTTTTACAATTCTTATGTgtttgagaaatgaaaatcaagGCTCTGGGAGGCTTTCATACGTCTATCTACATAGTGGTAAAGCTCTACCGTTTACAAATTAGTTTCCCAGGTAACATTAGAATGATACAAGCATGCTAGCTGATATATCTGTCACCAGGTATAAGtagtacaaaaacaaaaacatgaaaatattaAACTGAATAATCTTTATTAACTCACTAACTCTCTTGGTGAGGCAGAAAATCTGTATCACTAACTTTATTTTGTGGGAGTATCTTAAGGATGAAAACCAAGGAATCTTTGTCTACAGAAAAATAGATTCCTTAACTTCATAGATTCATGAGTGTGGTGAAAGACTAATCTGTCTCATTCTTTTCTTCAGCTCAAGGAAGATGCAAGTCCAGTTGAGAGTCTTGCAGATTCCATATTGGCATCCATTTCAGAAATCACAGAATTGGTAGTAAGCATCGAGGTGGAACACGAAAATTTCATTGAGATTGCTTGCTACCTCTATCGGGCTTCTATGGCCATAATGGAGTTGAAGATGACTGACACCTGCCCAGAAAATGCAATGGAAATTCTTCAGTCTATTTCCAAAAGTGTTAATCTGGCCAAAGATCTTGTGGAGAGATGCCAAATAGGCATCCAACCATTTTCAGATCCTGAACTGAGAATCATTATAGCACAGCTGGAGGAGGTCATTAAGCACATAGGAGAATGCCTGAGCTTGATACCGCCCTCCACATTTGGAGACCAACAATATGCAGAAGTTGCAGTGCGGTCGCTTTCAAAGGAGATGCAGAATGCTCATTTTGAAGCTCAAACATCTGAGACCAATGAACAAGATACAAAGATGCTGTCCTTGGAAGAGCAaccaaaggaaaaacaaacaccaaaagaagaaacagatCTCTACTCTATAGATTTTGAGGTTTCCATGGAGAATCCTCAGCTCTTAAATACACCTCAGCTGATTGAAATACTTAAAAGCACAAGTTGGGTcagcaaaagaaaacatgggAGCATGAGTGGATCATTAACAACATTTCCACAGGTGGGTGAGTACATGGAGCCTCTGTATGAGACTTTCTTCTGCCCACTGACAAAGAAGATCATGGATGACCCGGTAACCATAAGAAGTGGAGTGACCTACGAGAGGAAAGCAATTGTTGAGTGGTTTAAGAAGTTCAACGACTCGGAAGAAATTTTCTGCCCAATCACTGGACAAAAGTTGATGAGTAAATCTTTCAATGCCAACATAGCTCTAAAATCCACATTAGAGGAGTGGAAGGAAAGGAATCAGGCAGCAAGGATTAAGGTTGCGCGTGCAGCATTGTCCTTGGCTAGTTCAGAGAATATGGTACTTGAAGCAGTAAAGGACGTGCAAAGTATCTGCCAAAGGAACCCTTACAGTAAGGTGCAAGTTCGGAGTGTTGGAATTTTGCCATTGCTTGTTCAGTGTCTGGAGTACAAAGACAAAGATGTTAGATGTGCAGTGCTGGAACTTTTGAGGCAACTGGTGGAGGATGATAACGACAGCAAggtcaaatttcaatttcctcATTTCTAATGAGAAACAACCAATTAAGAAAAGTACTATGATTTACTAAAACATGCACTAACCAACCAGTAGATTGACTAGAATGAAAACTTTTTTGCTGCAACTTTGAAAATGGTTTCTTGTGCAGGAAATGATTGCGCAAACAACGAATATTTCAACTATAATCAAGATGCTTTCTAGTAGTCACCAGTCCATAAGGCATGCATCATTGCTATACTTGCTTGATCTTTCAAGATCACAATCATTATGTGAGAGAATTGGATCAGTCACTGGAGCAATCCTTATGTTGATCAGGATTAAATATAGACGGTCTATTGATGCCTTTGCTTCAGAAAAAGCAGATGAAATCTTAAGGAATTTAGAGCATTCGccaaataacataaaaaacaTGGCAGAAAATGGACTTCTGGAACCCCTCCTAAAGAATCTTACTGAAGGTAATTTTTACAACTCCACAGTTCCAGCCAAGCATaaataacaaagaaattcaaacCTTTTGGACCACTAATTTTACCATTGTGACCATTCTGCAAGTTCAGAATAAATGACATATGATAATTTAGTTGTTGAAAATCTCAAATTTTatcttataatttttttttttctttctgaaataaCAGGTTGTGAAGAGATGATGATGGAAATGGCAAGTTACCTTGGGGAAATTGTTCTTGGACATGACAGCAAAACTTATGTTGCTGAGAGGGCCTCTCCTGCTCTCATCAAAATGGTACATAGGGGAAATACCCTGACCCGAAGGGCAGCATTCAAAGCTCTAGCACAACTCTCATCATACCAGCCAAATGGAAAAATACTTGAAGAAGCAGGAATTGTGCAAATCATGGTTGAAGAGATGTTCATtcgaaatattcaaaatgagCCAATGAATTCAAAAAATGAAGCAGTTGCAATCCTTGCAAATATACTTGATGCTGGGATTGAGCTTGAGAACCTCCAGGTTAATTCTCACGGTCACACCATGACTTCAGACTATGTGGTGTGTAACATCATGTACATGCTCAAGAACTCAACCTCAGATGAACTAAACAACAACCTCATCAgaattcttttgtttattgctAAGATCCCCAGATGTGCAGCCACCATTGTCTCACTGGTAAAAGAAACTGAAGCAAGCTACACCCTCATTGAATTCATCAATAACCCACATGAAGAACTTGCCATTGCCGCGACCACGCTACTAACTGTTCTTTCACCCCTTATGGGCAATGTGCTAGCAGAAAGACTCTGCAAAACCAGAGGACAGCCTGAGGATCTTGTCCAGAGCCCAACTGATACAACCCCCATCACCGAGAAGCAGGCAGTTTCAGCAAAATTTCTAGCTCAACTTCCCCATCAAAACCTGACGCTCAACCTAGCTCTTCTGTACAATAATACAGTGCCTACAATCCTAGAAGCAATCagtcaaattcaaaaaagagGAACAAGATCAAGCAGGTTCGAAAGCGCTTACTTAGAAGGTCTAGTAGGCATTCTAGTCAGATTCACAACAACATTATATGAACCCCAAATACTGTTTTCAGCAAGAACACACAATTTTACAGCAGTATTCACAGAACTACTCATACAACCATCAAGTGATGAAGTTCAGAGGTTATCAGCAATTGGGTTGGAGAATCTTTCTACAGAGTCAATAAGATTATCCAAACCACCACAAATCAAGAGAAAGAAGTTGTTCTACCTGCCCAAGTATCTATTCTGTGGCTCATCAAGgaggaggaaaataccactgTGCCCGATTCACGGAGGGGTCTGTTCTTCACAAAACACCTTCTGCATAGTTGATGCAAAGGCAGTTGAGAGGCTATTGGTTTGTCTGGGAAATGAGAATGCAGAGGTTGTGGAAGCTGCATTGTCAACTATATGCACTTTGTTGGATGACAAAGTTGATGTGGAGAAGAGTGTGAGCATGCTGAGTGAGGCAAACGCTGTGCAACATGTTTTGAATGTGGTGAAAGAGCACAAGGAAGAGGGGCTGTGGCAGAAGTCATTTTGGGTGATTGAAAAGTTCTTGAACAAAGGTGGGGATAAGTCTGCTTCAGATATATCAAATGACAGGGTGTTGCCTGCCATACTGGTGAGTGCTTTTCATCATGGAGCTGGAAATACCAGGCAGATGGCTGAGAAGATTTTGAGGCATTTGAATAAGATGCCCAATCTCTATACTTCCAACTATACCATGTAAAACCGTCTGTCTACTCTCATGGTCATACATTGTAATGGTGCTTTTCAGGAACTGTCAACTGCCAACTGCCAATTGGCAACTGTCAAATCTGTGTGCTCCAATATATTAAAAAGTCATGCTCACAGCAAGCATGCCATGTTGTAAATAgtaaatgaaattttattattttggttccTCACTAATAGTAACGGATGTGACTGGATGGAGTGTCTAGAAAGCTCAGACGTC
This window encodes:
- the LOC18789225 gene encoding putative U-box domain-containing protein 42 isoform X3 yields the protein MAIMELKMTDTCPENAMEILQSISKSVNLAKDLVERCQIGIQPFSDPELRIIIAQLEEVIKHIGECLSLIPPSTFGDQQYAEVAVRSLSKEMQNAHFEAQTSETNEQDTKMLSLEEQPKEKQTPKEETDLYSIDFEVSMENPQLLNTPQLIEILKSTSWVSKRKHGSMSGSLTTFPQVGEYMEPLYETFFCPLTKKIMDDPVTIRSGVTYERKAIVEWFKKFNDSEEIFCPITGQKLMSKSFNANIALKSTLEEWKERNQAARIKVARAALSLASSENMVLEAVKDVQSICQRNPYSKVQVRSVGILPLLVQCLEYKDKDVRCAVLELLRQLVEDDNDSKEMIAQTTNISTIIKMLSSSHQSIRHASLLYLLDLSRSQSLCERIGSVTGAILMLIRIKYRRSIDAFASEKADEILRNLEHSPNNIKNMAENGLLEPLLKNLTEGCEEMMMEMASYLGEIVLGHDSKTYVAERASPALIKMVHRGNTLTRRAAFKALAQLSSYQPNGKILEEAGIVQIMVEEMFIRNIQNEPMNSKNEAVAILANILDAGIELENLQVNSHGHTMTSDYVVCNIMYMLKNSTSDELNNNLIRILLFIAKIPRCAATIVSLVKETEASYTLIEFINNPHEELAIAATTLLTVLSPLMGNVLAERLCKTRGQPEDLVQSPTDTTPITEKQAVSAKFLAQLPHQNLTLNLALLYNNTVPTILEAISQIQKRGTRSSRFESAYLEGLVGILVRFTTTLYEPQILFSARTHNFTAVFTELLIQPSSDEVQRLSAIGLENLSTESIRLSKPPQIKRKKLFYLPKYLFCGSSRRRKIPLCPIHGGVCSSQNTFCIVDAKAVERLLVCLGNENAEVVEAALSTICTLLDDKVDVEKSVSMLSEANAVQHVLNVVKEHKEEGLWQKSFWVIEKFLNKGGDKSASDISNDRVLPAILVSAFHHGAGNTRQMAEKILRHLNKMPNLYTSNYTM